A stretch of Henckelia pumila isolate YLH828 chromosome 4, ASM3356847v2, whole genome shotgun sequence DNA encodes these proteins:
- the LOC140867582 gene encoding leucine-rich repeat extensin-like protein 4 has protein sequence MHMASYFPSLFLFHVLLPLLLIHPSFNYRAAKIGHIATTNHHHDHHIPKNSTTNRRLQKAYIALQAWKQVIYSDPLNFTSNWNGPSVCNYTGVYCAPFPNTTTQTVAGIDLNHADIAGYLPEELGLLTDLALIHLNSNRFCGIIPQSLSNLTLLFELDLSNNRFVGPFPSVVLSLPTLKYLDIRYNEFEGQVPPQLLNINLDAIFINNNRFTSLIPQNIGTTLASVIVFANNKFTGCIPPGIAKFANTLEELLLSNTSLTGCIPNEVGYLYKLRVLDVSFNQLVGSIPYDIAGLSKLEILNLAHNKLSGALPEGICVLPSLTNLTFSYNFVCEEEGTCSNLTRKGFSFDDRRNCLPKRPLQRSKKECDVVLNKPVNCSQNGCGGSASSYSYAAVSSTPPP, from the coding sequence aTGCACATGGCCTCCTACTTTCCATCCCTCTTCCTATTCCATGTCCTACTCCCCTTGCTGCTAATTCACCCATCTTTCAACTACAGAGCCGCCAAGATCGGTCATATCGCCACCACAAATCACCACCACGACCACCATATTCCCAAAAACTCCACAACAAACCGCAGGCTTCAAAAAGCCTACATCGCCCTTCAAGCTTGGAAACAAGTTATTTACTCAGATCCCTTAAACTTCACCTCCAACTGGAATGGACCCTCAGTATGCAACTACACTGGTGTCTACTGTGCACCATTTCCCAACACCACCACCCAAACCGTTGCTGGAATCGACCTTAACCATGCTGACATAGCCGGCTACCTACCTGAAGAACTCGGCCTTCTCACCGACCTAGCCTTGATCCATTTAAACAGCAACCGGTTCTGTGGAATCATCCCACAATCTTTATCGAACCTCACCTTACTCTTTGAACTAGACCTCAGTAACAACAGATTCGTAGGACCTTTCCCTTCTGTCGTCCTATCTCTACCTACTCTAAAATACCTGGATATTCGTTACAACGAGTTTGAAGGCCAGGTGCCACCTCAACTCTTGAACATAAACCTGGATGCCATATTTATCAACAACAATAGATTCACTTCTTTGATCCCACAAAATATAGGCACAACTCTTGCTTCTGTCATAGTTTTTGCTAACAACAAATTCACAGGCTGCATCCCACCAGGCATAGCCAAATTCGCCAACACTCTGGAAGAACTATTGCTGAGCAACACGAGCTTAACAGGTTGCATACCGAATGAGGTGGGATATCTTTACAAGCTAAGAGTTCTTGACGTGAGCTTCAATCAATTAGTTGGTTCAATACCATATGACATTGCTGGTTTATCGAAACTGGAGATTCTAAACTTAGCCCACAACAAGCTAAGTGGAGCTCTACCTGAGGGAATATGTGTCTTGCCTAGTTTGACAAATCTTACATTCTCGTACAACTTTGTGTGTGAAGAAGAgggaacatgttcgaacttaaCAAGAAAAGGGTTCTCGTTCGATGATCGTCGAAACTGTCTGCCGAAAAGGCCATTGCAGAGGAGCAAGAAGGAATGTGATGTAGTTCTGAATAAGCCCGTTAACTGCTCTCAGAATGGCTGTGGCGGCTCTGCTAGTAGTTATAGTTATGCCGCGGTATCTTCAACTCCTCCACCTTGA
- the LOC140866222 gene encoding ADP,ATP carrier protein 1, mitochondrial-like isoform X1, with protein sequence MISLISRQSLIPSLRLQEKMENSAAVQQTHGGHFVFSGLYSYVSTRNDGLRNSIEGIFDNGGSWNPVLSSFVGSFHESSPLARRKYPIEDDILVGIGMATFFMRGLVSAVSFTAKAPFERVKFLLQNQQELIKCGRLSRPYGGISDCFVRLVKNEGVFSLWRGNSVSLIRIFPEQALNVISSYVVRRICVGLTKDRVGGYETSLKTMVAHTCFYSCLYPLNYAHTRLVCDIKCVENGGGRQFNGLFDVYRKTFKSDGLVGIYRGFFIGYLGLIIGHSHMLVNGGSPTKSNPSKKFPAEAAALLIGLLGILASYPCETVQRRMMMTCGEASKYKNSVEAFVQIIKNEGIHSLYKGFGACLLCMVPVYLVRTGHDKLEKKPFGTISVVIGTK encoded by the exons CAGACTCATGGGGGGCATTTTGTTTTTAGTGGTTTGTATTCCTACGTGAGCACAAGAAATGATGGTTTGAGAAACTCAATTGAAGGAATATTCGACAATGGAGGCTCTTGGAATCCTGTTTTATCATCATTTGTAGGCAGCTTTCATGAGTCTTCTCCCCTTGCTCGTAGAAAGTATCCGATAGAGGATGATATCCTTGTTGGCATTGGAATGGCAACATTTTTCATGAGAGGGCTTGTTTCGGCAGTGAGCTTCACTGCTAAAGCTCCATTTGAAAGGGTGAAGTTTTTGCTTCAGAATCAGCAAGAGTTGATCAAATGCGGTAGACTATCTAGGCCATACGGTGGGATTTCGGATTGCTTTGTTAGACTTGTCAAGAATGAGGGTGTTTTCTCTCTCTGGAGAGGCAACTCAGTTAGTCTTATCAGAATCTTCCCTGAACAG GCCCTCAATGTTATATCTAGTTATGTCGTTCGTCGAATTTGTGTTGGCTTGACGAAAGACAGAGTTGGTGGTTATGAAACAAGTTTAAAGACCATGGTTGCTCACACATGTTTTTATTCGTGTCTCTACCCGCTAAACTATGCTCACACACGTCTAGTTTGCGATATCAAGTGTGTCGAAAATGGAGGTGGAAGGCAGTTCAATGGCTTATTCGATGTCTACAGAAAGACCTTCAAATCTGATGGTTTAGTTGGTATTTACCGTGGATTCTTCATTGGTTACCTAGGCCTCATAATTGGCCACAGTCACATGTTGGTAAATGGTGGCTCACCCACCAAGTCTAATCCATCCAAG AAATTTCCGGCAGAGGCGGCAGCTCTGCTGATTGGGCTACTCGGCATATTGGCTTCTTACCCTTGTGAAACGGTGCAAAGACGAATGATGATGACTTGTGGAGAGGCATCAAAGTACAAGAATTCAGTCGAAGCATTTGTTCAAATCATCAAGAATGAGGGGATTCATTCACTTTACAAGGGGTTTGGAGCATGCCTTCTTTGTATGGTTCCGGTGTATTTAGTCAGGACAGGGCATGACAAACTGGAAAAGAAACCTTTTGGGACTATATCAGTGGTGATAGGGACAAAATAA
- the LOC140860420 gene encoding uncharacterized protein — protein MDANFFGSFGNSVNSDAEKNTSENYQSRPNSQFIAPSQYPHNIQNISQYPLNFQSSQSLPTFPSNVRPQAPFYACPPEYWQAMCSQFAMSAPTYSFSPQQPPVIPSNESRNTDAYKEPATPSSIPGSQFPTFSTQLGLDNIVFDKEHEMDGKRAPWSVDEDKLFARSWVTISTDPIIGNDQKDHAFWKRITNYYNKHRATGSKERDWKKTNHNSKPFKYEHVWRILREYEKYAPQHRHANKKARTSESEGHTTSSNSDTSVDVDDCEVRLRPIRQKAAKRKGKMKAVNAEKWEEKMDFRWQKLEELHIEKIELQKNEVATREAETLHKDYEILMKDTNDMTPEQLNIHLKICAKFKRKHEIE, from the exons ATGGATGCAAATTTTTTTGGGTCTTTCGGAAACTCTGTGAATTCTGATGCCGAAAAAAATACATCAGAAAATTATCAAAGTCGTCCTAATAGCCAATTTATTGCTCCATCACAATACCCTcacaatattcaaaatatttcacAATATCCGCTTAATTTTCAAAGTTCTCAAAGTTTGCCTACTTTTCCGAGCAATGTTCGCCCTCAAGCTCCATTTTATGCGTGTCCACCTGAATATTGGCAAGCCATGTGTAGTCAATTTGCAATGTCAGCCCCTACTTATTCATTTTCTCCACAACAACCACCGGTCATACCTTCAAATGAATCAAGGAATACAGATGCATACAAAGAACCCGCAACACCATCCTCGATTCCAGGTTCTCAATTTCCAACTTTTTCAACACAACTAGGACTCGACAACATTGTTTTCGATAAAGAACATGAAATGGATGGAAAACGAGCACCTTGGTCAGTTGATGAAGACAAGCTCTTTGCAAGGTCATGGGTCACTATTAGCACCGACCCAATTATCGGTAATGACCAGAAAGATCATGCATTCTGGAAACGAATTACAAACTACTACAACAAACATCGCGCTACCGGATCTAAGGAGAGAGACTGGAAGAAG ACAAATCATAACAGTAAGCCTTTCAAATATGAACATGTATGGAGAATTCTTAGAGAGTATGAAAAATATGCTCCACAACATCGTCATGCTAATAAGAAGGCTCGAACCTCTGAGTCGGAGGGACATACAACCTCATCCAATTCGGATACGAGCGTTGACGTAGATGACTGTGAAGTTCGTCTTCGTCCAATAAGACAGAAAGCTGCAAAAAGGAAGGGCAAAATGAAAGCTGTAAATGCCGAAAAATGGGAAGAGAAAATGGACTTTAGGTGGCAAAAGTTGGAAGAACTTCACATCGAGAAAATAGAACTTCAAAAAAATGAAGTGGCGACTCGAGAGGCTGAGACACTTCATAAGGATTATGAAATCCTTATGAAAGATACTAATGACATGACACCGGAACAACTTAACATACATCTCAAAATATGCGCAAAGTTTAAAAGGAAGCATGAAATAGAGTAG
- the LOC140866222 gene encoding ADP,ATP carrier protein 1, mitochondrial-like isoform X2: protein MENSAAVQQTHGGHFVFSGLYSYVSTRNDGLRNSIEGIFDNGGSWNPVLSSFVGSFHESSPLARRKYPIEDDILVGIGMATFFMRGLVSAVSFTAKAPFERVKFLLQNQQELIKCGRLSRPYGGISDCFVRLVKNEGVFSLWRGNSVSLIRIFPEQALNVISSYVVRRICVGLTKDRVGGYETSLKTMVAHTCFYSCLYPLNYAHTRLVCDIKCVENGGGRQFNGLFDVYRKTFKSDGLVGIYRGFFIGYLGLIIGHSHMLVNGGSPTKSNPSKKFPAEAAALLIGLLGILASYPCETVQRRMMMTCGEASKYKNSVEAFVQIIKNEGIHSLYKGFGACLLCMVPVYLVRTGHDKLEKKPFGTISVVIGTK, encoded by the exons CAGACTCATGGGGGGCATTTTGTTTTTAGTGGTTTGTATTCCTACGTGAGCACAAGAAATGATGGTTTGAGAAACTCAATTGAAGGAATATTCGACAATGGAGGCTCTTGGAATCCTGTTTTATCATCATTTGTAGGCAGCTTTCATGAGTCTTCTCCCCTTGCTCGTAGAAAGTATCCGATAGAGGATGATATCCTTGTTGGCATTGGAATGGCAACATTTTTCATGAGAGGGCTTGTTTCGGCAGTGAGCTTCACTGCTAAAGCTCCATTTGAAAGGGTGAAGTTTTTGCTTCAGAATCAGCAAGAGTTGATCAAATGCGGTAGACTATCTAGGCCATACGGTGGGATTTCGGATTGCTTTGTTAGACTTGTCAAGAATGAGGGTGTTTTCTCTCTCTGGAGAGGCAACTCAGTTAGTCTTATCAGAATCTTCCCTGAACAG GCCCTCAATGTTATATCTAGTTATGTCGTTCGTCGAATTTGTGTTGGCTTGACGAAAGACAGAGTTGGTGGTTATGAAACAAGTTTAAAGACCATGGTTGCTCACACATGTTTTTATTCGTGTCTCTACCCGCTAAACTATGCTCACACACGTCTAGTTTGCGATATCAAGTGTGTCGAAAATGGAGGTGGAAGGCAGTTCAATGGCTTATTCGATGTCTACAGAAAGACCTTCAAATCTGATGGTTTAGTTGGTATTTACCGTGGATTCTTCATTGGTTACCTAGGCCTCATAATTGGCCACAGTCACATGTTGGTAAATGGTGGCTCACCCACCAAGTCTAATCCATCCAAG AAATTTCCGGCAGAGGCGGCAGCTCTGCTGATTGGGCTACTCGGCATATTGGCTTCTTACCCTTGTGAAACGGTGCAAAGACGAATGATGATGACTTGTGGAGAGGCATCAAAGTACAAGAATTCAGTCGAAGCATTTGTTCAAATCATCAAGAATGAGGGGATTCATTCACTTTACAAGGGGTTTGGAGCATGCCTTCTTTGTATGGTTCCGGTGTATTTAGTCAGGACAGGGCATGACAAACTGGAAAAGAAACCTTTTGGGACTATATCAGTGGTGATAGGGACAAAATAA